The following are encoded together in the Microcoleus sp. FACHB-68 genome:
- a CDS encoding YggS family pyridoxal phosphate-dependent enzyme, whose translation MSMTIAERIRNIRAGLPADVRLIAVTKQVPVDAMREAYAAGIRDFGESRIQEAEAKQTQLSDLPDITWHLIGHLQSNKVQKALEQFQWIHSVDSLKLAQRLDRLACEGSFTPQVCLQVKILSDPGKFGWTIPDLLADLPDLAQCRHLQIQGLMTIPPIDIDEAETLAVFERTRELAAQIAEQNWPNVQMQQLSMGMSDDYPLAVKAGATMIRLGTILFGKRTT comes from the coding sequence ATTTCAATGACGATTGCTGAGCGGATTAGGAATATTCGCGCCGGCTTACCGGCTGATGTGCGATTGATTGCCGTCACCAAGCAGGTGCCGGTGGATGCAATGCGAGAAGCTTACGCAGCCGGAATTCGGGATTTTGGCGAAAGTCGCATCCAAGAAGCGGAAGCCAAACAAACACAGTTATCCGATTTGCCAGATATCACTTGGCACTTGATCGGGCATCTACAAAGCAACAAAGTTCAAAAAGCTTTGGAGCAATTTCAGTGGATTCATTCGGTAGACAGCTTAAAATTAGCTCAGCGCTTAGACCGGCTGGCTTGTGAGGGGTCTTTTACGCCCCAAGTTTGCTTACAGGTGAAAATTTTGAGCGATCCCGGCAAATTTGGCTGGACAATCCCCGATTTACTCGCGGATCTGCCTGATCTCGCTCAGTGCCGGCATCTGCAAATTCAAGGTTTGATGACAATTCCTCCCATCGACATCGATGAGGCTGAAACCTTGGCTGTGTTTGAGCGCACCCGTGAACTGGCCGCTCAGATTGCAGAACAAAACTGGCCAAATGTGCAAATGCAACAACTGTCAATGGGAATGTCTGATGATTACCCGCTAGCGGTTAAAGCCGGCGCGACGATGATCCGGCTGGGGACGATTCTATTTGGCAAACGGACAACATAA
- the pipX gene encoding transcriptional coactivator PipX codes for MDTENYLNHPTFGLLYQICVLGEDQELFTTLYAQRLFFLVSAGTTGMKFEPVTRADARLMVENRLRLLRRTGQMKEYDQLQVIHHRTFQ; via the coding sequence ATGGATACAGAAAATTACTTAAATCATCCCACGTTTGGCCTGCTTTACCAGATATGTGTGCTGGGCGAGGATCAGGAATTGTTCACCACACTCTACGCCCAACGCTTATTTTTTCTGGTGAGTGCCGGCACCACAGGCATGAAATTTGAGCCGGTTACTCGCGCTGACGCTCGCTTAATGGTAGAAAATCGCTTACGCTTGCTTCGCCGCACCGGCCAGATGAAGGAGTACGATCAACTGCAAGTGATTCATCACCGGACATTTCAATGA
- the acpS gene encoding holo-ACP synthase, translated as MTIHLGTDIVYIPRIQGALDRFGERFVRRVYTPAEQRDCTQLEGNSRTRSGGGNQASIKRFAGRWAAKEAVVKALGTGWQGIRYTDVEIQRQLTGAPQVCLYGSAAALVADWGQCQWQLSISHDGEYCTATALAFCA; from the coding sequence TTGACCATTCACCTCGGTACTGATATTGTTTACATTCCCCGAATTCAAGGAGCGTTAGACCGCTTTGGTGAGCGCTTTGTGCGGCGAGTCTACACCCCGGCTGAACAGCGCGATTGTACCCAATTGGAAGGCAATTCACGCACCAGAAGCGGAGGCGGGAATCAAGCTTCAATCAAACGGTTTGCAGGGCGCTGGGCCGCCAAAGAAGCGGTTGTTAAAGCGTTGGGAACCGGCTGGCAGGGAATCCGCTACACCGATGTTGAAATTCAACGCCAACTTACGGGTGCACCGCAAGTCTGCCTATATGGCTCCGCTGCCGCTTTGGTTGCTGATTGGGGACAGTGCCAGTGGCAGCTTAGCATTAGCCACGATGGAGAGTATTGCACCGCAACCGCGTTGGCGTTTTGCGCTTGA
- a CDS encoding anthranilate synthase component I, with translation MQPIQPWYWRKIPLNNRTGSEVFDTLFRISNAGNSSTNAIATLLESPYIPNGYCQPLTRYSICAGAPRIVEGQLQMWTPAVGEILPFLRRQLQRATNSELTTQDSELPFTGGWLGWLGYDLAKEIERLPDLKPDPLPFPVAYWYEPASFAVLDHHEQTLWLAASDAGELDRMQGQVEKGTKAEKGREGEGEKSLNSPMPAPKFQMSQAEYQAAVLQAQKYIRAGDIFQANLSLRFETRTNAESWSIYRALQQINPSPFASYWQTPWGDMISCSPERLVQLQNRQAQTRPIAGTRSRGSTPALDEQLAKDLLANIKEQAEHIMLVDLERNDLGRVCEWGSVFVDELLTIERYSHVMHLVSNVIGTMQPNCDAVDLIRAMFPGGTITGCPKVRCMEIIEELEPVRRNLFYGSCGYLDWQGNLDLNILIRTLLFTPESSSTQHSNIVWGQVGAGIVADSDPEKEWGESLQKAKAQLAALKQTQIYPP, from the coding sequence ATGCAACCTATACAACCCTGGTATTGGCGAAAAATTCCCTTAAACAATCGTACCGGCTCAGAAGTCTTTGACACTCTTTTTCGCATCTCAAATGCCGGCAACTCATCCACAAACGCAATTGCCACGCTGCTAGAAAGTCCGTACATACCAAATGGATACTGTCAACCCCTAACGCGATATTCCATCTGTGCCGGCGCTCCTCGAATCGTAGAGGGCCAACTCCAAATGTGGACACCGGCAGTGGGTGAAATTCTTCCCTTCCTCCGCCGCCAGCTACAACGCGCCACAAACTCAGAACTCACAACTCAGGACTCAGAACTGCCCTTCACCGGCGGCTGGCTGGGCTGGCTAGGCTACGATTTGGCCAAAGAAATTGAGCGTCTACCCGATTTAAAACCCGATCCCCTGCCGTTTCCGGTTGCCTATTGGTACGAACCGGCATCCTTTGCCGTCCTCGATCATCACGAGCAAACCCTGTGGTTAGCCGCTAGCGATGCCGGTGAACTGGATCGAATGCAGGGGCAAGTAGAGAAAGGAACAAAGGCGGAGAAGGGGAGAGAGGGAGAGGGGGAGAAATCTCTTAATTCCCCAATGCCGGCTCCTAAATTTCAAATGTCTCAAGCAGAATATCAGGCAGCCGTTCTGCAAGCTCAAAAATATATTCGTGCCGGTGATATCTTTCAAGCCAATCTTTCCCTGAGATTTGAAACCCGCACCAATGCTGAAAGTTGGTCGATTTATCGCGCCTTGCAACAAATTAATCCTTCTCCCTTCGCTAGTTACTGGCAAACACCGTGGGGAGACATGATCAGCTGTTCTCCAGAACGGTTAGTGCAGCTGCAAAACCGGCAAGCCCAAACCCGCCCGATTGCCGGTACCCGCTCACGCGGCAGCACACCGGCACTTGATGAACAACTCGCCAAAGACTTACTCGCCAATATTAAAGAACAAGCCGAACACATCATGCTCGTTGACTTAGAGCGCAATGATTTAGGGCGAGTGTGTGAGTGGGGATCGGTTTTTGTAGATGAATTACTTACAATCGAGCGCTACAGTCATGTCATGCATCTCGTTAGCAACGTCATCGGCACAATGCAACCAAATTGTGACGCCGTAGATTTAATTCGCGCCATGTTTCCCGGCGGCACGATCACCGGCTGCCCCAAAGTTCGCTGCATGGAAATTATTGAAGAATTAGAGCCGGTGCGTCGCAATTTGTTCTACGGTTCTTGCGGCTATTTAGATTGGCAAGGCAACTTAGACTTAAATATCCTAATCCGCACCCTATTATTCACTCCAGAGTCAAGCTCAACACAGCATTCAAATATTGTTTGGGGTCAAGTCGGTGCCGGCATTGTTGCAGACAGCGATCCGGAAAAAGAGTGGGGTGAATCTTTGCAAAAAGCAAAAGCTCAGCTCGCCGCCCTCAAACAAACTCAAATATATCCCCCCTGA
- a CDS encoding energy-coupling factor transporter transmembrane protein EcfT — translation MDLLRSLPLGLYLEQPITWLHRLDSRVKIAWLMSFLIAPLLANSLWRLALVLILIVLTLSAKIPLRVWRQQLGWLLTLCTFIFVLGAFAPDGMAVSYQPRLPANEITFAQQPATLAPVPVRRTPWYKPFGWGEKAEKDGSAGTQTELKNLPQPTNYNYILFNRGPIKISRRSLELAISLSTLYFTVIYSTNLYLLTTAPEEITAGIESLMQPLRRFNWPVTEIALTLTLSLRFIPLVLEEVQNLVRSIWTRAINWKKLGFRGATQVWLMVAEKLLENLLLRAAQIASAMQVRGFTTPNQHRVEWYQLRLKTWDGIALTGLIFFWAARLIWGWEV, via the coding sequence ATGGATTTACTGCGCTCACTCCCGCTTGGACTATATCTAGAACAACCGATTACTTGGCTACACCGGCTGGATTCGCGCGTTAAAATCGCATGGCTGATGAGCTTTTTAATTGCCCCGCTTCTGGCAAATTCGCTCTGGCGTCTCGCTCTGGTACTCATTCTAATTGTGCTGACACTCAGTGCAAAAATTCCCTTGCGGGTATGGCGGCAGCAATTAGGATGGCTGCTAACGTTATGTACCTTTATCTTCGTTTTGGGGGCTTTCGCGCCCGATGGAATGGCTGTTAGCTATCAACCCAGACTGCCGGCAAATGAGATAACGTTTGCCCAGCAGCCGGCAACTTTAGCGCCTGTGCCGGTGCGCCGCACCCCCTGGTATAAGCCTTTTGGTTGGGGAGAGAAGGCAGAGAAAGATGGAAGTGCCGGCACACAAACCGAACTCAAAAATCTGCCTCAACCCACCAACTACAATTACATTTTATTTAATCGAGGGCCAATAAAAATTAGCCGACGCTCACTGGAACTCGCCATCAGCCTCAGTACCTTATACTTCACAGTAATTTACAGTACAAACCTCTACCTGCTCACCACAGCACCCGAAGAAATTACAGCCGGCATTGAAAGCTTAATGCAACCCCTGCGACGTTTCAACTGGCCGGTAACAGAAATTGCCCTGACTTTAACCTTATCTTTGCGATTTATTCCCCTCGTTTTGGAAGAAGTACAAAACTTAGTTCGTTCCATCTGGACGCGGGCAATTAACTGGAAAAAACTTGGCTTCCGGGGTGCTACACAAGTTTGGTTAATGGTTGCCGAAAAATTGCTAGAAAATTTACTTTTACGTGCTGCTCAAATCGCTAGCGCGATGCAAGTGCGTGGTTTTACCACCCCAAATCAACATCGCGTTGAGTGGTATCAATTGCGCTTAAAAACCTGGGACGGAATCGCCTTAACCGGCTTAATTTTTTTCTGGGCAGCGCGGTTGATTTGGGGATGGGAAGTCTGA
- the der gene encoding ribosome biogenesis GTPase Der — MSLPIVAIIGRPNVGKSTFVNRLAGAQDAIVHDEPGVTRDRTYQQAFWGDREFMVVDTGGLVFDDNTEFLPLIREQALAALAESSVAIFVVDGQTGPTTADQTIADWLRQQTVPVLLAVNKCESPEQGLTQAAQFWELGLGEPYPISAIHGSGTGDLLDVVLTYLPSVEEIAETPEIKVAIVGRPNVGKSSLLNAFVGENRAIVSPISGTTRDAIDMVVERNGQTYRLIDTAGIRKKKNVEYGPEFFGINRAFKAIRRADVVLLVIDAVDGITEQDQKLAGRIEEEGRACILVVNKWDAVDKDSHTIYEYERQIKDRMYFLGWAETIFVSAQTGQRVEKIIDLVNTAAEQHKRRISTAVINEVLQEALSWHSPPTTRQGRQGKIYYGTQVKSQPPTIALFVNDIQRFNDNYRQYIERQFRKHLDFTGTPIRLLWRGKKPREAERETANRATRH, encoded by the coding sequence ATGTCTTTGCCCATTGTTGCTATTATCGGACGCCCAAACGTGGGCAAATCCACCTTTGTCAATCGCCTCGCCGGCGCACAAGATGCTATTGTGCATGATGAACCGGGCGTAACGCGAGATCGCACCTACCAGCAAGCCTTCTGGGGCGATCGCGAATTTATGGTCGTAGACACCGGCGGTTTAGTTTTTGACGATAACACTGAATTTTTACCCCTGATCCGCGAACAAGCGTTGGCTGCGTTGGCAGAGTCTAGCGTTGCGATCTTCGTTGTAGACGGACAAACAGGCCCGACAACTGCTGATCAAACAATTGCAGACTGGTTGCGCCAACAAACTGTACCTGTTTTACTTGCCGTCAACAAATGCGAGTCACCTGAACAAGGATTAACCCAAGCTGCCCAATTTTGGGAACTAGGGCTGGGAGAACCTTATCCCATTTCTGCGATTCACGGTAGCGGAACGGGTGACTTACTGGATGTGGTGCTGACTTATTTGCCGTCGGTGGAGGAAATCGCCGAAACCCCTGAGATTAAAGTTGCCATTGTTGGACGCCCCAATGTCGGCAAATCCAGCCTTTTGAATGCCTTTGTAGGGGAAAACCGCGCGATTGTTAGCCCGATTTCTGGCACCACCCGTGATGCGATTGATATGGTGGTGGAACGCAATGGCCAAACCTATCGCCTGATCGACACAGCCGGTATCCGCAAAAAGAAAAACGTCGAGTATGGGCCGGAGTTTTTTGGAATTAATCGTGCTTTTAAAGCGATTCGCCGCGCGGATGTCGTCTTACTCGTGATTGACGCTGTAGATGGCATTACTGAACAAGATCAAAAACTTGCCGGTCGCATTGAAGAAGAAGGTCGCGCCTGTATCCTTGTTGTCAACAAATGGGATGCAGTTGACAAAGACTCTCACACGATTTACGAATACGAAAGACAGATCAAAGACCGGATGTATTTTTTGGGTTGGGCAGAAACCATTTTTGTCAGCGCCCAAACCGGCCAGCGAGTTGAGAAGATTATAGACTTAGTGAATACCGCCGCTGAACAGCATAAACGCCGCATCAGCACTGCTGTCATTAATGAAGTCTTGCAAGAAGCCCTCAGCTGGCACTCTCCCCCAACCACTCGTCAAGGCCGGCAAGGAAAAATTTATTACGGCACTCAAGTCAAAAGTCAACCGCCTACAATTGCCTTGTTTGTCAACGATATCCAGCGGTTTAATGACAACTACCGCCAATACATCGAACGTCAATTCCGTAAACATCTGGATTTCACCGGCACTCCAATTCGTTTGCTCTGGCGTGGCAAAAAACCTCGTGAAGCAGAACGGGAAACCGCTAACCGGGCGACCCGCCATTAG
- a CDS encoding NupC/NupG family nucleoside CNT transporter: protein MERAISLLGLVFFVGLSYAFSINRQAVRWRPVLWGIALQLIFALLILKTSAGFAVFKFLGDVVSQFLNFSDAGAKFVFGDNFADHFIAFKVLPTIIFFSSCITLLYHYGILQRVVQWMAWGMMRTMGTSGAESLSCAANIFVGQTEAPLLIQPYVPFLTQSELYAVMTGGFATIAGGVMAAYISFGVPAEHLIAASVMSAPAALAVSKLFYPETEKSLTAGTVQVKVERVYANAIDAAASGAREGGKLALNVGAMLIAFLGLLAMLNALLGWLGGWVGLPQLSLELILSYLMWPVAWLMGIPVADCAQVGILLGKKTILNEFIAYLDLKALVEKKAISERAVIIATYALCGFSNIGSIAIQIGGIGGMVPERQQDVARLGFRAMIAGSIACFMTACIAGMLL from the coding sequence ATGGAACGAGCAATTTCATTGCTGGGATTGGTATTTTTTGTCGGGCTTTCCTATGCTTTTTCAATAAACCGGCAGGCGGTGCGGTGGCGTCCGGTGTTGTGGGGAATTGCTTTGCAGTTAATTTTTGCCCTGCTCATTCTCAAGACATCTGCCGGGTTTGCCGTGTTTAAGTTTTTAGGCGATGTGGTGAGCCAGTTTTTAAATTTTTCTGATGCCGGCGCGAAATTTGTATTTGGAGATAACTTTGCCGATCATTTTATAGCCTTCAAAGTGCTACCAACGATTATCTTTTTCTCCTCCTGCATCACCTTACTTTACCACTACGGAATTTTGCAGCGAGTGGTGCAATGGATGGCATGGGGAATGATGCGAACGATGGGTACTTCTGGGGCAGAATCACTTTCCTGTGCAGCGAATATTTTTGTCGGTCAAACCGAGGCACCCTTGCTGATTCAGCCTTATGTGCCGTTTCTAACGCAATCAGAATTATATGCCGTCATGACCGGCGGATTTGCAACGATTGCCGGTGGCGTGATGGCGGCTTATATTTCCTTTGGAGTGCCGGCAGAACATTTAATTGCCGCTTCCGTGATGTCTGCACCGGCAGCGTTAGCCGTCTCAAAACTTTTTTACCCAGAAACCGAGAAATCCCTCACAGCCGGTACTGTACAAGTCAAGGTAGAACGCGTTTATGCCAATGCCATAGATGCAGCCGCTTCAGGCGCACGCGAAGGTGGGAAACTAGCGCTAAATGTAGGGGCAATGCTCATTGCTTTCTTGGGGCTTCTCGCGATGTTAAACGCGCTGCTAGGTTGGCTAGGCGGATGGGTTGGTTTGCCACAACTTTCTTTAGAATTAATCCTTTCTTACTTAATGTGGCCGGTTGCTTGGCTAATGGGAATTCCTGTGGCAGATTGCGCCCAAGTGGGTATCTTACTAGGTAAAAAAACGATTCTTAATGAATTTATTGCTTATTTAGATTTAAAAGCATTAGTCGAAAAAAAAGCAATCTCAGAACGAGCCGTAATTATCGCAACTTATGCCCTTTGCGGCTTTTCTAATATTGGCTCAATTGCCATTCAAATAGGCGGTATTGGTGGCATGGTTCCCGAACGTCAGCAAGACGTAGCTAGATTAGGATTTCGAGCAATGATTGCCGGCTCCATTGCTTGTTTCATGACAGCTTGTATAGCAGGAATGCTATTGTAG
- a CDS encoding NUDIX hydrolase — MKHLKKWKTLNSNLVFNNPWCQIRQDEVELPNGKIINDFFINIRPDIALVFALTENQEIVFVRQYRHGVGEIFLELPAGAVEPNFESAESGAMRELTEETGYTAGNLTKIATLYDNPVKDTNKLHLFFAQNAKKSSEQVLDITEDIEVVLVPASEVMDKIAAGDICVSGSIAAIFLGLNYLRKLEQDLTL; from the coding sequence ATGAAACACTTAAAAAAGTGGAAAACCTTAAACTCCAACCTAGTTTTTAATAATCCCTGGTGTCAAATCAGACAAGACGAAGTAGAACTCCCCAACGGTAAAATTATTAACGATTTTTTCATCAATATTCGACCCGACATCGCCCTTGTATTTGCCCTAACAGAAAATCAAGAAATCGTCTTTGTGCGGCAATACCGGCATGGAGTCGGTGAAATTTTTTTGGAATTACCCGCAGGCGCTGTTGAGCCAAATTTTGAGAGTGCAGAATCGGGCGCAATGCGAGAACTAACAGAAGAAACTGGATACACTGCCGGCAACTTAACTAAAATTGCCACTTTATACGACAATCCCGTTAAAGATACAAATAAACTTCACTTATTTTTCGCTCAAAATGCAAAAAAATCAAGTGAACAAGTCTTAGATATTACAGAAGATATTGAAGTTGTTTTAGTGCCGGCATCCGAAGTCATGGATAAAATAGCAGCCGGCGACATTTGCGTCTCAGGAAGCATCGCTGCAATTTTCTTAGGATTGAATTACTTAAGAAAATTAGAGCAAGATTTAACCCTTTAA